Proteins encoded within one genomic window of Acidovorax sp. 107:
- the miaB gene encoding tRNA (N6-isopentenyl adenosine(37)-C2)-methylthiotransferase MiaB, which yields MAKKVFIKTFGCQMNEYDSDKMADVLNAAQGYEPTQNVDEADLILFNTCSVREKAQEKVFSDLGRIKHLKARGVKIGVGGCVASQEGAEIIKRAPYVDVVFGPQTLHRLPEMLNQRERLDKPQVDISFPEIEKFDHLPPARVEGASAFVSIMEGCSKYCSYCVVPYTRGEEVSRPFDDVLVEVAGLADQGVKEITLLGQNVNAYLGKMGGTAEIADFALLLEYVSDIPGIERIRYTTSHPNEFTPRLIEAYAKLPKLASHLHLPVQHGSDRILMAMKRGYTAMEYKSTVRKLRAIRPDLAMSSDFIVGFPGETEDDFNKMMKLIDDIHFDNSFSFIFSPRPGTPAAGLHDDTPHDVKLRRLQHLQSVINANIKSISESRVGTVQRILVEGASKRDATELMGRTECNRVVNFVGQPRLVGQMVNVTITEAKAYTLRGEVLTHETAALAG from the coding sequence ATGGCCAAAAAAGTCTTTATCAAAACCTTCGGCTGCCAGATGAACGAGTACGACTCGGACAAGATGGCCGACGTGCTCAACGCCGCCCAAGGCTACGAGCCCACGCAGAACGTGGACGAAGCTGACCTCATCCTCTTCAACACCTGCTCGGTGCGCGAGAAGGCGCAAGAGAAAGTCTTCAGCGACCTGGGCCGCATCAAGCACCTGAAAGCGCGCGGCGTAAAGATTGGCGTGGGTGGCTGCGTGGCCAGCCAGGAAGGCGCCGAGATCATCAAGCGCGCCCCCTATGTGGACGTGGTGTTTGGCCCCCAGACCCTGCACCGCCTGCCCGAGATGCTCAACCAGCGTGAACGGTTGGACAAACCGCAGGTGGACATCAGCTTCCCGGAGATCGAGAAGTTCGACCACCTGCCGCCCGCACGCGTCGAAGGCGCCTCGGCCTTTGTGTCGATCATGGAAGGCTGCAGCAAGTACTGCAGCTACTGCGTGGTGCCCTATACCCGAGGCGAAGAAGTGAGCCGCCCGTTCGACGACGTGCTGGTCGAAGTGGCTGGCTTGGCCGACCAGGGCGTGAAGGAAATCACCCTGCTGGGCCAGAACGTGAACGCCTACCTGGGCAAGATGGGCGGCACGGCCGAGATCGCCGACTTTGCGCTGCTGCTCGAATACGTGTCGGACATTCCGGGCATCGAGCGCATCCGCTACACCACCAGCCACCCCAACGAATTCACGCCCCGGCTGATCGAGGCCTATGCCAAGCTGCCCAAGCTGGCCAGCCACCTGCACCTCCCCGTGCAGCACGGTAGCGACCGCATCCTGATGGCCATGAAGCGCGGCTATACCGCCATGGAATACAAGAGCACGGTGCGCAAGCTGCGCGCCATCCGCCCCGATCTGGCCATGAGCAGTGACTTCATCGTGGGCTTCCCCGGCGAGACGGAGGACGACTTCAACAAGATGATGAAACTGATCGACGACATCCACTTCGACAACAGCTTCAGCTTCATCTTCAGCCCCCGCCCTGGCACGCCTGCGGCGGGCCTGCACGACGACACGCCGCACGACGTGAAGCTGCGCCGCCTGCAGCACCTGCAAAGCGTCATCAACGCCAACATCAAGTCCATCAGCGAAAGCCGCGTGGGCACGGTGCAGCGCATTCTGGTGGAAGGCGCCTCCAAGCGCGACGCCACCGAACTGATGGGCCGCACCGAATGCAACCGCGTGGTCAACTTTGTGGGCCAGCCCCGCCTGGTGGGCCAGATGGTGAATGTGACCATCACCGAGGCCAAGGCCTACACCCTGCGGGGCGAGGTACTGACGCACGAAACCGCCGCACTGGCCGGCTGA
- a CDS encoding enoyl-CoA hydratase, with amino-acid sequence MAYETIEVRVEADKVGIITLNRPKQLNALNDQLMNELGAALKAFDADEKIGCMIVTGSEKAFAAGADIGAMAKYSFADTYKGDYITRNWETIRSIRKPVIAAVSGFALGGGCELAMMCDFIIAADNARFGQPEIKLGVIPGAGGTQRLPRAVGKSKAMDMALTGRMMDATEAERAGLVSRVVPYDKLMDEALGAAIIVAGFSQIAVMAAKESVNRSFEGTLADGVMFERRLFHALFATQDQKEGMDAFMNKRPANFTHQ; translated from the coding sequence ATGGCTTACGAAACCATCGAGGTCCGCGTTGAAGCGGACAAGGTCGGCATCATCACGCTCAATCGGCCCAAGCAGCTCAACGCGCTGAACGATCAGCTCATGAATGAACTGGGCGCCGCCCTCAAGGCGTTCGATGCGGACGAGAAGATTGGCTGCATGATCGTCACCGGCAGTGAAAAGGCTTTCGCGGCGGGCGCGGACATTGGCGCCATGGCCAAGTACAGCTTTGCCGACACCTACAAGGGCGACTACATCACCCGCAACTGGGAGACCATCCGCTCTATCCGCAAGCCCGTCATCGCCGCCGTCAGCGGCTTTGCACTGGGCGGCGGCTGCGAGCTGGCCATGATGTGCGACTTCATCATCGCCGCAGACAACGCCAGATTCGGCCAGCCCGAGATCAAGCTGGGCGTGATCCCAGGTGCTGGTGGCACGCAGCGCCTGCCCCGCGCCGTGGGCAAGTCCAAGGCCATGGACATGGCTCTGACCGGCCGCATGATGGACGCCACCGAAGCCGAGCGCGCCGGACTGGTCAGCCGCGTAGTGCCTTACGACAAGCTCATGGACGAAGCGCTGGGCGCTGCCATCATCGTTGCCGGCTTCTCGCAGATTGCTGTCATGGCGGCCAAGGAATCGGTCAACCGCTCCTTCGAGGGCACACTCGCCGACGGGGTGATGTTCGAGCGCCGCTTGTTCCACGCGCTGTTTGCCACCCAGGACCAGAAGGAAGGCATGGACGCGTTCATGAACAAACGCCCTGCAAACTTCACACACCAATAA
- a CDS encoding glucan biosynthesis protein G — MALATALLAGGAHAQGFDFESVTRLARERASQPYRPVSDKLPADLAQLNYDQVRDIRWRPDRALWRAEKLPYEAMFFHLGLYQKEPVLINEVTPQGVRHIPYSRADFNYGKNQLRPEAWGDLGFAGFRLHNHLNSSAYKDELVVFQGASYFRALGKGQQYGLSARGLAIDTVGGRGEEFPRFTEFWLVRPDPLSTQVTVYALLDSPRATGAYRFDIQPGAQTTTTVRSRIFVRAVSGTPPIATLGVAPLTSMFFFGENQPRKEDFRPEVHDSDGLMVATGEGEWLWRPLQNPRQTLVTSFATKNPKGFGLMQRDRQWASYEDVEARYERRPSAWVRPLHDWGAGRVELVQLNTPDETHDNIVAYWVPAQMPAPGQPLEFAYELSWQGDEQQRPPSAWATQSRRGMGYTKLSTQALRQQVQYVVDFEGPALKALPAEATVKAVVTSDANGKVLENIAYRNPATGGWRMTARIQRLQADRPIELRAFLQHDNHAVSETWTHISLPE; from the coding sequence ATGGCCTTGGCCACCGCCCTGCTGGCTGGGGGCGCGCACGCACAGGGCTTTGACTTCGAGAGCGTGACCCGCCTCGCCCGCGAACGCGCCAGCCAACCCTACCGGCCCGTGAGCGACAAGCTCCCGGCCGACCTCGCACAGCTCAACTACGACCAGGTGCGCGACATCCGCTGGCGCCCCGATCGCGCTTTGTGGCGGGCCGAGAAGCTGCCTTACGAGGCCATGTTCTTCCATCTGGGGCTGTACCAGAAGGAGCCGGTGCTGATCAACGAGGTGACGCCCCAGGGCGTGCGCCACATCCCCTACAGCCGCGCGGACTTTAACTACGGCAAGAACCAGCTGCGGCCTGAGGCCTGGGGCGACCTGGGCTTTGCAGGCTTTCGTCTGCACAACCACCTGAACTCCAGCGCCTACAAGGACGAGCTGGTGGTCTTCCAGGGTGCGAGCTACTTCCGCGCTCTGGGCAAAGGCCAGCAGTACGGTCTGTCGGCGCGCGGGCTGGCCATCGACACCGTGGGCGGCCGGGGCGAGGAATTCCCCCGCTTCACCGAGTTCTGGCTGGTGCGGCCCGACCCGCTGTCCACCCAGGTCACGGTATACGCACTGCTCGACTCGCCACGCGCAACGGGCGCCTACCGTTTCGACATCCAGCCCGGCGCGCAGACCACCACCACGGTGCGCAGCCGCATTTTTGTGCGCGCCGTCTCGGGCACCCCACCCATCGCCACACTGGGCGTTGCGCCGCTGACCAGCATGTTCTTCTTTGGCGAGAACCAGCCGCGCAAAGAAGACTTCCGCCCCGAAGTGCATGACTCCGACGGACTCATGGTGGCCACGGGCGAAGGCGAATGGCTGTGGCGCCCGCTGCAAAACCCCCGGCAAACGCTGGTCACCTCGTTCGCCACCAAAAACCCCAAGGGCTTTGGCCTGATGCAGCGCGACCGCCAGTGGGCCAGCTACGAGGACGTGGAAGCCCGCTACGAGCGCCGCCCCAGCGCCTGGGTCCGTCCCCTGCACGACTGGGGCGCTGGCCGCGTGGAGCTTGTGCAGCTGAACACCCCCGACGAGACGCACGACAACATCGTGGCGTACTGGGTGCCCGCCCAGATGCCAGCCCCCGGCCAGCCGCTGGAATTTGCCTATGAGCTGAGCTGGCAGGGCGATGAGCAGCAGCGCCCACCCAGCGCCTGGGCCACCCAGTCGCGCCGCGGCATGGGCTACACCAAGCTGTCGACCCAGGCCCTGCGCCAGCAGGTGCAGTACGTGGTCGATTTCGAGGGGCCAGCCCTCAAGGCCCTACCTGCCGAAGCCACTGTGAAGGCCGTAGTGACCAGCGATGCCAACGGCAAGGTGCTGGAAAACATTGCCTACCGCAACCCCGCCACCGGCGGGTGGCGCATGACCGCTCGCATCCAGCGCCTGCAAGCCGACCGGCCCATCGAGCTGCGCGCTTTTCTCCAACACGACAACCACGCTGTGAGTGAAACATGGACGCACATCAGTCTTCCCGAGTAA
- a CDS encoding sigma 54-interacting transcriptional regulator produces MDSSAPHRAAPPARILVVDDDADMLRLLSLRLKAAGHDVVAVGSAEAALAQLDIARPQLVLSDVRLPGRDGLALFDEVRARHPSLPVILLTAHGTIPDAVEATSRGVFTYLTKPYDGKELLEKIAQALALSAPAVAQPHANEDWRAEIVSRSHRMTDLLSEAYMVAQSDASVLLRGDSGSGKELLARAIHRASPRAARPFVAVNCGAIPEALLESELFGHVKGAFTDAVSNHKGLFQAADGGTLLLDEIGDMPPALQVKLLRVLQERAVRPVGASQATPIDVRIISATHRDLEAAMASAQFREDLYYRLNVVSLVLPTLAERREDIALLANHFLDRLSRKYDKRLSGFAPEALKALTTAAWPGNVRQLYNVVEQVCALSTTPLVPLTLVQRALRTPSTQVLSFAEARQRFEREYLVGLLKMTDGNVADAARLAQRNRTEFYRLLQKHALTPGQFKQDAGDADDVADERHE; encoded by the coding sequence ATGGACTCATCTGCCCCCCACCGTGCCGCCCCTCCCGCCCGCATCCTGGTGGTGGACGACGACGCCGACATGCTGCGGCTGCTGTCGCTGCGCCTGAAAGCCGCCGGGCACGACGTGGTGGCCGTAGGCTCTGCCGAAGCGGCACTGGCGCAGCTTGACATTGCGCGCCCGCAGCTGGTGCTCAGCGATGTGCGCCTGCCCGGGCGCGACGGCCTGGCCCTGTTTGACGAAGTGCGTGCCCGCCACCCCTCTCTGCCCGTGATCCTGCTGACCGCACACGGCACCATTCCTGACGCCGTCGAGGCCACGTCGCGCGGGGTGTTCACCTACCTGACCAAGCCCTACGACGGCAAGGAGCTGCTGGAGAAGATCGCGCAGGCGCTGGCGCTCAGCGCCCCTGCCGTGGCGCAGCCGCATGCCAACGAGGACTGGCGGGCCGAGATCGTGAGCCGGTCGCACCGCATGACGGACCTGTTGTCCGAGGCGTACATGGTCGCCCAGTCCGACGCCAGTGTGCTGCTGCGTGGCGACAGCGGCTCGGGCAAGGAGCTGCTGGCGCGCGCCATCCACCGCGCGAGCCCGCGTGCGGCCCGTCCGTTTGTGGCTGTCAACTGCGGCGCTATCCCAGAGGCGCTGCTGGAGTCCGAGCTGTTCGGCCACGTCAAAGGCGCCTTCACCGATGCGGTGAGCAACCACAAGGGGCTGTTCCAGGCCGCAGACGGCGGCACCCTGCTGCTGGACGAGATTGGCGACATGCCCCCGGCCCTGCAGGTCAAGCTGCTGCGGGTGCTGCAGGAGCGCGCCGTGCGCCCCGTGGGTGCCAGCCAGGCCACGCCCATCGACGTGCGCATCATCTCGGCCACGCACCGGGACCTGGAGGCCGCCATGGCCAGCGCGCAGTTCCGCGAGGACCTGTACTACCGGCTGAACGTGGTGTCGCTGGTGCTGCCCACCCTGGCCGAGCGGCGCGAGGACATTGCGCTACTGGCCAACCACTTTCTGGACCGGCTGTCCCGCAAATACGACAAGCGCCTGTCCGGCTTTGCGCCCGAGGCGCTCAAGGCACTGACCACCGCCGCCTGGCCGGGCAACGTGCGCCAGCTCTACAACGTGGTCGAGCAGGTGTGCGCCCTGTCCACAACCCCCCTGGTGCCCCTGACGCTGGTGCAGCGCGCACTGCGCACCCCGTCCACCCAGGTGCTCAGCTTTGCGGAGGCCCGCCAGCGTTTCGAGCGCGAGTATCTGGTGGGCCTGCTCAAGATGACCGATGGCAATGTGGCCGATGCGGCGCGGCTGGCGCAACGCAACCGCACCGAGTTCTACCGCCTGCTGCAAAAGCACGCGCTGACGCCTGGACAGTTCAAGCAGGATGCAGGCGATGCGGACGATGTCGCGGATGAGCGACACGAGTAA
- the mdoH gene encoding glucans biosynthesis glucosyltransferase MdoH encodes MDAHQSSRVSPHDPHGTHASTGPALVARRGVAYPRPAPSRRSTLREERHPNAVTAPPLHRDSMVPLPWRGFWNSVGTAVLLRLTGRTSPQPSSTTVAQAPAESTAAWQGAAQRRRWTFALLTVLTTALASTLFASVQPDYENAWLGYGQIALFALLSAWVVTGFLTGLMGFWVMLRGDRHALSARSVAGHTLAPDARTAIIMPICNEDVATVFAGLRATCESVAATSHGTTFDVFVLSDSNDPAIARAERAAWEDLRNALAQHSQQPQVQVYYRLRTRRTHRKAGNVADFCRRWGKDYRYMVVLDADSVMSGDCIVSMAKLMEAHPTAGIIQTATQAIGHVTLHARAQQFASRVTGRLFTLGMQYWQLGESHYWGHNAIIRVAPFMQHCALAPIQGTGGLSGGIMSHDFVEAALMRRAGYHVWLVADLIGSYEQQPPDLLAELQRDRRWCQGNLQNARLMAEPGIHPVHRSMFITGAMAYLSAPLWLAFLTLGTALWLSGAKLVADWHILPAELLALWAWTLCLLFLPRILGVTAVFMRREQKQYGGAFSLLKSAALESVMAILQAPVRMLAHSLFVLIALTGLKLEWKSPPREAHAVPWRHAVRQLAPMSAVIALLAAGVALIDSSALLWLMPVGLPLALAIPLAVWTSQITLGRALRAQRLLLIPEESWSPPVLRRAWLHAGRMGRPMALQTA; translated from the coding sequence ATGGACGCACATCAGTCTTCCCGAGTAAGCCCTCATGACCCCCACGGCACCCACGCATCCACGGGCCCTGCCTTGGTCGCGCGGCGCGGTGTGGCCTACCCCCGGCCAGCCCCCAGCCGACGCAGCACGTTACGCGAAGAGCGCCACCCCAATGCGGTGACGGCACCGCCCCTGCACCGCGACTCCATGGTGCCCCTGCCTTGGCGCGGGTTCTGGAACAGCGTGGGCACCGCCGTGCTGCTGCGCCTGACGGGCCGTACGTCTCCGCAACCCTCATCGACTACGGTGGCACAAGCTCCCGCTGAATCCACCGCCGCTTGGCAAGGCGCAGCCCAGCGCCGCCGCTGGACGTTTGCGCTGCTCACCGTGCTGACGACGGCCCTGGCCAGCACCCTGTTTGCCAGCGTGCAGCCCGACTACGAAAACGCGTGGCTGGGCTATGGCCAGATCGCGCTGTTTGCCCTGCTGTCCGCCTGGGTGGTGACCGGCTTTTTGACCGGGCTGATGGGCTTTTGGGTGATGCTGCGCGGCGACCGGCATGCGCTGTCGGCGCGCAGCGTGGCCGGGCACACGCTGGCGCCCGACGCCCGCACCGCCATCATCATGCCGATCTGCAACGAAGACGTGGCCACCGTGTTTGCCGGGCTGCGTGCCACCTGCGAGTCGGTGGCCGCCACCAGCCATGGCACCACGTTCGACGTGTTTGTGCTCTCCGACAGCAACGACCCCGCCATTGCCCGCGCCGAGCGCGCCGCCTGGGAAGATCTGCGCAACGCCCTGGCGCAGCACAGCCAGCAGCCCCAGGTGCAGGTGTACTACCGCCTGCGCACACGCCGCACCCACCGCAAGGCAGGCAACGTGGCCGACTTCTGCCGCCGCTGGGGCAAGGACTACCGCTACATGGTGGTGCTGGATGCCGACAGCGTGATGAGCGGCGACTGCATCGTTTCCATGGCCAAGCTGATGGAAGCCCACCCCACGGCCGGCATCATCCAGACCGCCACGCAGGCCATCGGCCATGTCACGCTGCACGCCCGCGCGCAGCAGTTTGCCTCGCGCGTCACCGGCCGCCTGTTCACGCTGGGCATGCAGTACTGGCAACTGGGCGAATCGCACTACTGGGGCCACAACGCCATCATCCGCGTGGCGCCCTTCATGCAGCACTGCGCGCTGGCGCCCATCCAGGGCACGGGCGGTCTGTCCGGCGGCATCATGTCGCACGACTTTGTGGAGGCCGCACTGATGCGCCGCGCGGGCTACCACGTGTGGCTGGTAGCCGACCTGATCGGCAGCTACGAGCAGCAACCGCCCGACCTGCTGGCCGAACTGCAGCGCGACCGCCGCTGGTGCCAAGGCAACTTGCAGAACGCACGCCTGATGGCCGAGCCCGGCATCCACCCCGTGCACCGCTCCATGTTCATCACCGGCGCCATGGCTTATCTGTCTGCGCCGCTGTGGCTGGCCTTCCTCACGCTGGGCACGGCCCTGTGGCTGTCGGGCGCCAAGCTGGTGGCCGACTGGCACATCCTGCCCGCCGAGTTGCTCGCGCTGTGGGCCTGGACTTTATGCCTGCTGTTCCTGCCCCGCATCCTGGGCGTGACGGCGGTGTTCATGCGCCGGGAACAGAAGCAGTACGGCGGCGCTTTCAGTCTGCTCAAGAGCGCCGCGCTGGAGAGCGTCATGGCCATCCTGCAGGCGCCCGTGCGCATGCTGGCGCATTCGCTGTTCGTGCTGATCGCGTTGACCGGCCTGAAGTTGGAGTGGAAGTCGCCTCCGCGCGAGGCCCATGCCGTGCCCTGGCGCCACGCCGTGCGCCAGCTGGCCCCTATGAGCGCGGTGATCGCCCTGCTGGCTGCGGGTGTGGCGCTGATCGACAGCAGCGCGCTGTTGTGGCTGATGCCCGTGGGCCTGCCGCTGGCACTGGCGATTCCGCTGGCGGTGTGGACCAGCCAGATCACGCTGGGCCGTGCGCTGCGCGCCCAGCGGCTGTTGCTGATTCCTGAGGAGTCGTGGTCGCCCCCGGTGCTGCGCCGCGCCTGGCTGCACGCCGGGCGCATGGGACGGCCCATGGCCTTGCAAACCGCCTGA
- a CDS encoding ATP-binding protein: MPTPSTPPTAPPPAEGLLHGLSFQQLLLLAFVLIAGLLGVSSLRALHTLEQLMVLSRHGTAEATALTTAAQGLNQRGQALERAARQSLVLRDAPLRRSFDDMAVEALTVLDHLQAAGLPAAQTGAWRTHLDAVRALLDAPPDRALDNERLVAEEFVALETLHGTMVQTVQDINTQRNNALQDEVEQSRRSVTHQVVGAIVLALVLALSLGIWLARPFKRLESAIRQLGENQLDEPVLISGPDDVRRLGQQLEWLRLRLLELDADKARFLRHVSHELKTPLAALREGVALLQDGVTGELTAGQREVAQILHHNTLQLQGEIEALLRFNAAAFEARQLQRRDTDLLALLEAQVEAQRLQWQAKGLTVRVEGPPVRMPVDADKITSAVSNLLSNAIRFSPPQGMVRLVLSQPPGHVRLDVFDQGPGVDRVDRDRVFEPFYRGVRQPDDAVRGTGIGLSIVQEYVQAHGGSVRLVDEGAHSFFRIELPHAA; this comes from the coding sequence ATGCCCACCCCCAGCACACCGCCCACGGCACCGCCACCCGCCGAAGGTCTGCTGCATGGCCTCTCCTTCCAGCAGCTGTTGCTGCTGGCGTTCGTGCTGATTGCCGGCTTGCTGGGGGTCAGCTCGCTGCGGGCTTTGCACACGCTGGAGCAGCTCATGGTGCTCAGCCGCCATGGCACGGCCGAGGCCACGGCGCTGACCACGGCCGCGCAAGGCCTGAACCAGCGCGGCCAGGCCCTGGAGCGTGCTGCGCGGCAGTCCCTGGTGCTGCGGGATGCGCCCCTGCGCCGCAGCTTCGATGACATGGCCGTCGAGGCCCTCACCGTGCTCGACCATTTGCAGGCCGCAGGCCTGCCCGCTGCGCAAACCGGGGCGTGGCGCACCCACCTCGATGCCGTCAGAGCCCTGTTGGACGCACCGCCGGACCGCGCCCTGGACAACGAACGCCTGGTTGCCGAAGAGTTTGTGGCCCTGGAGACCTTGCACGGCACCATGGTGCAGACGGTGCAGGACATCAACACCCAACGCAACAACGCACTGCAGGACGAGGTGGAGCAAAGCCGCCGCAGCGTGACGCACCAGGTGGTGGGCGCGATTGTGCTGGCGCTGGTGCTGGCGTTGTCGCTGGGCATCTGGCTCGCGCGGCCATTCAAGCGGCTGGAGAGTGCGATCCGTCAGCTGGGCGAAAACCAGCTGGACGAGCCGGTGCTGATCTCCGGCCCGGACGACGTGCGCCGGCTGGGCCAGCAACTGGAATGGCTGCGGCTGCGGCTGCTGGAGCTGGATGCCGACAAGGCGCGCTTCCTGCGCCATGTGTCCCACGAACTCAAGACGCCGCTGGCCGCGCTGCGCGAGGGCGTGGCACTGCTGCAGGATGGCGTGACAGGCGAACTCACGGCAGGCCAGCGCGAGGTCGCGCAAATCCTGCACCACAACACGCTGCAGCTGCAAGGTGAGATCGAGGCCCTGCTGCGCTTCAATGCCGCCGCTTTTGAGGCTCGCCAGCTGCAGCGCCGCGACACCGATCTGCTGGCTCTGCTGGAGGCCCAGGTCGAGGCCCAGCGGCTGCAGTGGCAGGCCAAGGGCCTGACCGTGCGGGTAGAGGGGCCGCCCGTGCGCATGCCCGTTGACGCCGACAAGATCACTTCCGCCGTCAGCAATCTGCTGTCCAACGCCATCCGCTTTTCTCCGCCCCAGGGCATGGTGCGGCTGGTGCTCTCGCAACCTCCCGGTCATGTGCGTCTGGACGTCTTTGACCAAGGCCCCGGCGTGGACCGGGTGGACCGTGACCGCGTGTTTGAACCCTTTTACCGGGGTGTTCGCCAACCGGACGATGCCGTGCGCGGCACCGGCATCGGTCTGTCTATCGTGCAGGAATATGTGCAGGCCCATGGCGGCAGCGTGCGCCTGGTGGACGAAGGCGCACACTCCTTCTTTCGCATCGAACTTCCCCATGCCGCCTAG